Sequence from the Methanosarcina siciliae T4/M genome:
TGTCTTCACTGAAGGCATGATCAACGACACTGTAAAATTCCTTGAATCATTCGACGACTACCAGCTCAGTGAGAGGCTTTACGGCAAGAACGAAGAAATCAAGAAACTTGTGGACTCTTACGTCCATATTGCCTGAGTCCGACAGGATCTTAAAACAAACCGGTAACTTTATCCCCATAAAAATGCAGGGCTCATGCTTGCCACGGCAGAGCCCTGTAAAAATCCGCTTTTCTCCCTGTTTTTTGTGATTTTTTCCGCACGCTGATTGTATTTGAGCTTCTTCCATTTGAGCTTCTTCCCGGAATACCTTAAGAAATCGGAGGCTTCTTTTACTTACAGAAAACTACCGCCGGGTTGAAAATTAAAAGAGAAAGAAAAATTAAGAGAAAAAAATTAAAAGAGAACGAAAAACCTCGATAGTACTATTAAATTAGATTATAAGGATTTAAATCTGAGAGAAAACGACCATCCCTCATCCCCTTTCTTTTATCATTTATTCAATATTTTAACAGCTGTCCCGTATGCAAGTATTTCGGCTGCTCCTGCCATTACCATTGAGGTCATGAACCTGACGTTTACCACTGCATCGGCCCCCATCTTTTCGGCATCTACTACCATACGGTTGATCGCCTTTTCCCTCGCCTCTTCAAGCATCTCGGAGTATTCTGTCAGTTCACCCCCTACGACACTGCGCAGTCCTGACATGATATCCTTTCCAAGATGCTTGGCCTGAATGGTACTGCCGCGAGCCATTCCAAGGGTTTGTGTAATCTCCTTTCCTGCTACTGTATCCGTGGTTGCGATTATCATTTTTTCACCTAGTATCTTCTTTCGGTTTCCTTATCCCCAACACTCGTTTTTTCCTTTATCAAGGTCAACAAAACCAGTACTATGCCTGTTATGATTGCTCCAATAGATACTTTAAGTACCAGGCCGAAATCTGTAGTAAAAAAATTATAAAGACCACATCCCAGCAGCAAGATGAAGCCTATGACTGCCAGTCCGGTACCAAGATTTTTAATTGCTGTGCTACTGTTCATAAAAACATCTCTTCAAACAAAATTGGAATTCTTCACAGAAACCAGGTTGCTTGAGATTTTATATAAGTACAGGATACATATTACTTTCTTCATATTTATAGACATGTTTCATCCAGGCAAATTACTTTTTAAGGGCTATGACCCAATAGAAAAACCTGGTCGGGCTTGTAACATCCTTTGCCCTTTCGATAATAAGTTCTTTTCCTTTCCGGGTAAGGGCGAAAAGTGGTACTGCAGTTCCTCCCTGAGCAAGAGGCTTTACAAGCTCTCTCATGTACTTTGAAGCACAGCTATGTCTGCATTTTCAACAAGTGTCTGGACATCTTCCTTACTTAGACCTGTTACATGGGCTCCGATTACTATCAGATCAAGCCCGAGTTAGGGTTCAAGTTTCCTTAACTTTTTTGCAGTTTCACCAAACGGTGAGGTTACTGCGATCTTTTTGTACCCGAGTTAGGCTGCCTTTTTCACGCCTTCAACTGGATCCATTTTTGCAGTTGAGGGAGTCAAGCACGATTCTACTGGGTCCCTTGATTCATTTTATTATGCCATCGATAGGTCCGGTTTCGATAAGCTCGGACATTCTTCCACCCATTCCCTGGACAATCAGGTTGTTGGAAGTGGCCGGTTCCGCGCCTTCACGGGATGTCGCTGCCTTCACAGGCTGTCACTGTTGTGTCAAGTAACCCCATGCTCAGATCCGTCATCATAATTTCGCTAGCATCAAAGCTTACAAAGTCCTCGAGCTCCAGCTTGCGTTTTTCAGTAAACATCCCGAAATCGCTGATCTGAACTCCATGTTCTTCCTGAAGTCTTCCGAAGTTATCTTCTGAATTCCACGCAACTTGGCAAAGATAGGACACCATTCAACTTCAGGTTCATCGACTTCAACAACTCTCCCAGCCTGCAGAACAATAAAATTACTCTGTGTGTAGTGGGGAGTGGCAGAATTATTTTTGATTACATAATGGCAAATAATAACAATATACGGGCAGGGTTGTAAAGCACAAATTTAATTGCTTATCGTAAATAAGGATATAGATATGACTTTCAAAACAGGAAAAACAATTAGTTATCTCTTTCCGCATATTTTCCCTTTTAAGTTCAGGAGTTCATCGAGGGAAAAAACGTGATCCAGATTGCACTCTACGGCAAGGGAGGTATAGGCAAGTCAACCGTTTCTGCAAACCTCTCGGCTGCCCTTGCCGATTTGAATAAGCGGGTACTGCAGGTCGGCTGCGACCCGAAACACGACTCCACCCGCCTGCTTCTCGGTGGGACTGCCATCCCCACAGTGCTGGACTATATGCGTGAAACCCCCGGAGAAACCCAGCAGCTTGAAGCCCTGGTCTTTGAAGGCTACGGAAGAACCGCCTGCGTGGAAGCAGGGGGCCCGAAACCCGGGATCGGCTGTGCAGGCCGCGGGATCCTGAGCAGTTTTGAGGTCTTGAAACGCCTGGGACTCAGGGCTTCTTCCTTTGACGTCGTCCTCTACGATGTACTCGGAGACGTAGTCTGCGGCGGGTTTGCAGTCCCCCTCAGGAAAGAATATGCAGATGCGGTTTTTCTGGTAACTTCCGGGGAATATATGTCTCTGTACGCAGCCAACAACATACTTCGGGGTATTCGGAATTTTGAAGACACAAAACCCAGGGTTGCAGGCAT
This genomic interval carries:
- a CDS encoding YbjQ family protein, producing MIIATTDTVAGKEITQTLGMARGSTIQAKHLGKDIMSGLRSVVGGELTEYSEMLEEAREKAINRMVVDAEKMGADAVVNVRFMTSMVMAGAAEILAYGTAVKILNK
- a CDS encoding DUF2099 family protein produces the protein MKAATSREGAEPATSNNLIVQGMGGRMSELIETGPIDGIIK